aaatagcGCCTTAGCTCAGAATATCCACCAGACGCAAGCCATGAAAACCAAGAAAACACTGGGTGTTTGTGGCACATGGCAGTGCAGTAGCCTTTCCACTGACTGTCTGACGAGCTTTCCTCGTCAGACACTCAAAGTTTCCTTCCCCTTTTAACTTCATGCCAACTTTAAGTTTTAGAAACTCctcctttcttttctctttttgggcTCATTTGTATAAATGCTGAATTTCAGCACTCAGTGTATCCTGAAGGAGCAACAAGAAAGGAGTTGTAAGCTAAGTCTGGCACATTAAGTCCtgctttctttattttataaaacacactgaaaccAAATGAGTGGCTAAATAATAATGTTGGAATGGGCGTGCtcttttctgttctgttctacTGCGTCTTAAGTTAGGTTAAAGGAACATTTTGGAGCCGTTCCCTTGTTCTTTCTTTCCTAGGCCTTTGCCTCTTACACCTTCCCCACCCAGTTCTCTTCTGGCCACCCTGCGTTTTTTTATGATATGACATCAAACCACAATGCATTGCACTGTTTGTAGTTTACCCAAGGTCTCCATGGCAATAAAAACCGGCTCGGCCCCTTATTCAAATTGAACCGGAAACCAAGATCATTTTGGGCCAATCTCTGCGCTCTGGAGTGACATAATGGAATTTTTGGGGGTAGAACGCAAGCGAGGTCTGGCGCTGCGCATAACAGACGTGCCATCGGGAAAAGACAATGTCATAGGCGCGCAGAAGAGACACAGCAGAACCCCCTAGGCGCAACACCTGAAGTTCTGGGCTGACTGAGACTGCGCACACGGAGCACCCGGAGGAACTGTCAGGGGCGTCTTTTTCCTCCTGTTTGGATGAAGCGACCCACAGCCCCTCATGTGAGGGTGTAGAATGGAAACGACCCTTTACCCGGTGAACAGCATCAAGAGCACGATGATGAAGAAGGAGATCAGCCTGAGCCAGGAGGACCAGAACTCAGAGCTGAAACCGAACTCTCTCCGGGACACGGGCGGAATTATAAACTCGCAGGATTTAGGACTCCTAAAACTAGCCTCTCCGGACCTCGAGCGCCTGATTATCCAGTCTCACCCCAACTCCCAGTTCATGTTTCCGAAGTCGGCAATCGAGGAGCAGGAATTTGCGGAAGGCTTCGTCAAGGCGCTTGAGGACCTTCacaagcagaaccagctgagcGACGCGGGCTGCGTCTCCGTGGACAGACTGGAGCTCCTCGGACCCCCCAGCAGCGCCGGATCCGCCGCGCTCCAGGCACCGGACCTCCCCGTCTACACCACCCTGAACGGCTATGCCGCGGCTCCGCTGGGCGCCACCGCCA
This genomic window from Fundulus heteroclitus isolate FHET01 chromosome 6, MU-UCD_Fhet_4.1, whole genome shotgun sequence contains:
- the LOC105933882 gene encoding transcription factor jun-D, which encodes METTLYPVNSIKSTMMKKEISLSQEDQNSELKPNSLRDTGGIINSQDLGLLKLASPDLERLIIQSHPNSQFMFPKSAIEEQEFAEGFVKALEDLHKQNQLSDAGCVSVDRLELLGPPSSAGSAALQAPDLPVYTTLNGYAAAPLGATAINYSTDTLPFPPPTSAQQQAAALARLQQSASALKDEPQTVPDMQSCGDSPPLSPIDMDNQERIKAERKKLRNRIAASKCRKRKLERIFRLEEKVKTLKTQNTELASTASVLREQVAQLKQKVLSHVSSGCQLLPNQVQAY